A portion of the Colias croceus chromosome 25, ilColCroc2.1 genome contains these proteins:
- the LOC123703061 gene encoding elongation factor Tu-like produces the protein MSSRYLIRSLLCTLPRRFPVKHTSISNNRVIVNFINVDIRAYSSKKSDDTEKKHCNVGTIGHVDHGKTTLTAAITKVLSKEGGAKYVSYDEIDKAPEEKARGITINAAHVGYSTKFRHYAHTDCPGHADYIRNMISGTSQMDAAILVVAANDGPMPQTREHLLLAKQVGVQYILVYINKVDLVDDEVLDLVELEMRDMISDFGYDGANVPIVKGSAVKALNEDPSEIGVPSIKKLLDTIDNYVPTIVRDLESPFLMPIDNAFTVPGRGTVVVGTIKRGVMKKNDNAELMGFGLNVKTTLSDLQIFRQSVPEALAGDNVGALLRGLKLKAVETGMLLCAAGSVSMSNHFKAKVYFLSRSEGGRKKPIFSKYSQQMFSGTWNIACRIDLEPTMDMLMPGDHAEVYLTLLEGMVMTTGQPFTIRENNVTVATGIVTETLSNVDVPNGKLGRVQLKLAS, from the exons ATGAGTAGCAGATATTTAATTCGTTccttattatgtactttaccTCGTAGATTTCCTGTAAAACACACTAGTATATCCAATAATCGTGTTATTgtaaactttataaatgttGATATTCGAGCGTATTCTAGTAAGAAATCGGATGATACTGAGAAGAAGCATTGTAATGTAGGTACGATAGGTCATGTGGATCATGGAAAGACTACGCTCACTGCTGCTATTACCAAAGTTCTGTCTAAAGAAGGCGGCGCTAAGTATGTCTCTTATGATGAAATAGATAAGGCTCCAGAGGAAAAGGCTAGAG GTATAACAATAAATGCAGCTCATGTGGGTTACAGTACAAAGTTCCGGCATTATGCACACACAGACTGTCCAGGGCATGCTGATTATATTCGTAACATGATATCAG GCACATCTCAAATGGATGCAGCCATTCTAGTGGTGGCTGCAAATGATGGGCCAATGCCACAAACGAGAGAACATTTATTATTGGCGAAGCAAGTTGGAGTACAATATATattagtttatataaataaagttgaCTTGGTTGATGATGAG GTTTTAGATTTAGTTGAATTAGAAATGAGAGACATGATATCCGACTTTGGTTATGACGGAGCAAATGTGCCCATAGTTAAAGGGTCTGCAGTAAAAGCACTTAATGAGGATCCGTCAGAAATTG GTGTACCCTCTATAAAGAAACTATTAGACACCATAGACAACTATGTTCCGACCATAGTGCGAGATCTAGAGTCGCCATTTCTAATGCCCATAGACAATGCGTTCACAGTGCCTGGTAGAGGCACGGTTGTCGTAGGTACTATAAAAAGAGGTGTTATGAAGAAAAATGATAATGCAGAATTAATGGGTTTTGGGCTGAACGTCAAAACTACGCTGTCGGATTTGCAAATTTTTAGACAGTCTGTGCCTGAG gcaTTAGCCGGTGACAACGTAGGTGCATTACTTCGCGGATTAAAACTCAAAGCGGTAGAAACCGGTATGCTATTATGTGCAGCCGGTAGTGTGTCCATGAGCAATCATTTTAAagcaaaagtttattttttgtcgaGAAGTGAGGGTGGGCGGAAAAAACCGATTTTCTCGAAATATTCCCAGCAAATGTTTAGTGGAACTTGGAATATCGCTTGCAGGATTGATTTGG AGCCCACAATGGACATGTTAATGCCCGGTGACCACGCAGAGGTATACCTCACACTACTAGAAGGCATGGTCATGACCACGGGTCAACCGTTCACGATACGAGAGAATAACGTGACCGTGGCCACGGGCATTGTGACAGAAACATTAAGTAATGTGGATGTACCCAATGGCAAGTTGGGTAGGGTACAGCTGAAATTGGCTTCatga